The Deltaproteobacteria bacterium nucleotide sequence CCAGTGACTGGGCCTTGACGTTCATGGTCGCAACGAATGCGCTGAGACCACCCGGATAAGTCCGCCCTAGAGCATGAGCAGCTCGGTTCTCGGAAGCCATCAAAGCCAGCAGCAGGGCATCTCCGCGCGTGAGACGGGTACCCACCCGCAGGCGAGAGCGGCTGTGGCGAAGGGTGTCAACGTCTTCGGGTGCGATGTTGAGCGATTCCTGGAGGTTCATTTTGGCATCCAACACCACCATGGCGGTCATGAGCTTGGTGATGGAGGCAATGGGCAATACTGCCTCTGCTTGTTTCTGAACCAGGCATTCACCTGTCTGTTGGTCCTCCACAAATGCGGAGGCGGAGCGCAGAACGAGCTTCTGGGGAGTCCAGTTGACCTTAGCGCGTGAATAGTTCTTATGGACAGCCTGGGATCTCGACGCTTCTGAGAATCCTATTGCCCCCGGTATCGCCAGTAACACCCCACTCAGAAGGATTACCAATATTACCATACTATATCGACGTGCCATACTCTCTCCGTGATTTGAAGATACCGAACCTCTATTTCACTGTAATCAATGACTCACAGGGGAATTCTATCCTTTTCCCACATGCTTTTGATTATAGCCGGGCAGATAGTTTTCTTCCGGTTCTCTAGGTTTAGATTTG carries:
- the pbpG gene encoding D-alanyl-D-alanine endopeptidase codes for the protein MVILVILLSGVLLAIPGAIGFSEASRSQAVHKNYSRAKVNWTPQKLVLRSASAFVEDQQTGECLVQKQAEAVLPIASITKLMTAMVVLDAKMNLQESLNIAPEDVDTLRHSRSRLRVGTRLTRGDALLLALMASENRAAHALGRTYPGGLSAFVATMNVKAQSLGLAETRFEDPSGISSGNVSSARDLARMVDAAYHYRLIREYTTRKEATINTGYRSREFRNSNRLIRSPRWQIGLSKTGFIDEAGRCLVMQAHVAKRPVLIVLLDSQGKLTRYGDANRIKKWMEGPSAARQKQRG